ACACCAAAGAGTAACAATATTTTCGATGTTTTGCAGTTCTAGTTCCATATGGAGTTGAAGCAAGGGGCAAGAAATCTTGTGCGCCACCACCCGCGCCAGCATCACCCTTAGCACCCGCGCCACCACCGTATCAAATCCACGGGTGTGGCTACCCGTGCAGCGACTCCAACGACTGTGATTGGCCTTGTACGTTATGTTGTTGGCAAAACCAAACTTGCTGTTATGATTTGCCTATGGACGGATTAACTCAAACACACATCTAAGTAAATCATGTtacataaataaatcatatCAAGTGTAGTATAGATCATGTTACATAAATAAATCATACTACTTCGTACTACGTAGTAAGGACTAAGGAGTAATACGTTCATAAATCATGTTACATAAATAAATCAAATCACTATGTGGTTCACCTAGCTCGTCTGTGAGACGTACTGTGACGGTTTGTCAACTATAGTGATTACGAGTTTATGGCTATTTAATTTAGAAATACAATTATGTACTTCTGTTGTTGTCATCGTCATTATACCCAAACAAATATAATGTGTTCTCTTTATTATGGCGTGATTTGACTCTTATATAATCGTACTGGCATCGTCCATTCCAATAACTAATTTACTCATAAGAAGTACATCCTATCCTTGGAATCCGTGGAATTTGATTGTAAGAATATATCCGGATAGGATTAGTTGACGTAGAAATAATGCAAAAAATCAGTACGTAAAGACTAAAGAGACATTATTTGACAAGTTGAAGTGCGAAAACTTAATGTTAGTAAACCACAACCAAGAGAAGAACTTCTAGTTTAGTCAAAATCCTCTATCACGCAATTTAATTATGTACTCTTTCCGTTCCTATTCTTTACGCTTGGTACGGTATTATGCATTGTGGATACAGATCTtctttttgtttaatttaaacAATGTAATTACATTTatcaataatattttcaattttatcaaAAATTTGACATTAGAAAAATGAGAAagatttaatgttttaatgagaaagtgtgagagattttaatggttaaaatgaccaaataaatttaattggttgaaaataatcatttgacacGATTTTTGACATAATATTATAGACTTTATGCTACAATATTCTTCATCCGTTTAAATAAAATTGCAACACTGTAGTTTTTCCACTATTCATACACCAACTTTGACCATATATTTTcactaatttattaaaaaacaaatgttaccaaataaaatttcattgaattgGTTACGTTACATACTTTCTTAATAGTATTAAATTTTATTGTAGAAAAATCTAATTAGATATAATTATGGTCTAATATCTTGACAAACTTGGTAGtcaaagtgttgcaattttttttgaaacaagAAAGTAAAAAGAAAGATTTTAAGTGTAAAGATTAAAATTGGACACTAGAAACGCAAAACGTAAATAATactataatataaaaaaaaaatacatattaCTTCCCATATATTCTAATGTCAAAATATGTAATATTAATATAttcttataattttattaattgaatTTCATGGGTTAGATTTGGGTCGGATCTGAGTCTACAAATATTGGATACATACCCAAACCCGAACAAATGAGGCGGGTCCAACATGGTCCGGGTTGTGCCTTAAATCCATATCTATCCTTATACACACGTTGTGAGACAGAAGATTCATACTTTTTCTACCAGGTATGTGAGTACCCATTATGCTATTATGATGGCGATTACTTGATATGTCATTCTGCCTAAATTTAAAGTCAATTTCAAGGACTTTTTTTTAGATGGCAAGTTTGCTAAAGAGGTGATTGACATTGACCATTCAAAAGGAAGCTAGATTAAGGGCTCCCATACATTATGATAGTCATTACTCAACCAAGATGGCTTCCCATCAGGAGTATAAAATAGGTACCTAAGTGCCATACaatttccaattccaacaaaCCATGGATCATGGAGCTTTTTTCAAGCTATCTTTTCTAGTACTCCTCCTTGTAACTTTCGCATCATGTAAGTGTCTCGCTCCCTCCATCTCTAATTATTATTCATGTCTCTTCCAAAATTAGACATCTTACCACCAGAACTGATAAACGTGTCGTGTCGTGTCGTGTCCTTGTGGAATATAAATGATTTGAATTCCCCCTATCAACATGCACTAATTTGACCTGTTTAATTAAACCTGGTGTGTTGTATGTGTCGTGTCTTGTCATGTTGActtcttaattaattatatcGAAAACTCTGGACATTATTCCACTTTTTCTGTGTCCGGGTTGTATCGTGTTTGCTCGGTATAATTGACCTCGTTCTATAAATTTATCaccaaataaattaaattagagttgtCGTTTTTAGGCAGGTTAAGTCGTGTTGGTTTCATGTTGAGAATATCTACACTAACACATGCAACCAATAACCTGACCCATTTAATTATATGTGACATGTCGTGTTGACCCGTTTAATTTAACGTGTCGCAAATCCTTAATTTTAACCCACTTTTTTAGTGTCTTGTTTTGTGTCGTTTTGTGGCGTGTGTCAGATTTTTCGGCTCTACCAATACCCCTCCGTCTCATTTTACATTGTATATATTGTCCCGGCCATTTCGCTAAAAAACTCATACAAAACGTTTTCAAATGGTGACAAGTAAAACGAGACgaaaaaaataatgtttatcACATTATACATCAATTTAAACCACTGgccggtcttttttttttttttttggtgtgtgTGCTGCAGTTCTGTCTCCATTTATAGCAGAAGCAAGACAGAAACACGCACATCCCGGCAACAACGGCCACCACCGCGTGAAGTATTCCCCACTGCCATCACAACCATTATCACCAACAACAGCACCAGTACCAGCACCTAACGGCGGCGGTACACCACCTTCACCATCATCTTCCCCACCGTTATCAGTTCCAATATCTCCATCTTTCCCTGAAGATGATGAAATAgtaacaccaccaccaccattcgATCCTTACAATATAGGAACGCCAGCAGTAGGTCCGCCACCAGGGTACGTATTCCCGCCTTATCAAACCCACGGTTGTCACTACCCTTGCACTGACTCCAACGACTGCGATTGGCCTTGTACCGTCTGTTGCTGGAATAACACTTGTTGCTATGACTGGCCAGAGCTTCCCTACGAATAAAACCTCTAATTAACACTTGAACCGAAGAATTGAGAACGCAAATAAAGAACACAGAATTTAAACGTTATGTTTTTATGCAATTTCATTTCACCGTAACCATGCATGATTCAAGTGGAAAATAATACTACGTACGTGTTTTTGGTATGTTTGCGTTGCTTAAATTGtatttcctccgtcttttaatactcgcaacgtttgttagtttcacgcatgccaatgcacaactttgatcatttatatcttaaattttctttatgcaaaaattataaaaagttgatattttgaaaatatacattgagacgaatctaacaagatcccacatgactaagaatagtcaaagtagattatatgaatagtggcaaaagtccaaacgttgcgagtattaaaagacggaggaagtatttgttAATTTACGTGTGCTCTTTAATTAGCTACATGGTTAATTCAATGCATATGGTGGTGATGATCACGTGAAAAAGTTAATTCGATTTTTGTTAAAACGAATGCAAGTAAGAATAACTGAAAACGCAAATAAAAAACACGGAATTTAATGTGGTTTATCGAGTCACTAACAATGCGTTAGGTAGTCAACAGACAGATCGAGGATATCGAGAAAAACTTCATTGATCTTGAAACATACACATTATCGCGCGTGTACGGCAGATTATGACATTGAGAATATTATATACCCCCGAGACAAGTGTGGTCCGCCAATGCATATATACCAAGTGGGGTCACGTACGTAACCCTCTTGGTTAAATTTTTTTTGCAGAAACTTAGTTaattttcattcattttttaataattaccCCTACTCAGTATAATTTGTTGATCCGTCTCTCACTCCCTAAACCAAAGACTAAGAAAATAGGTTCAAAGTTTCAAACAGAAACCCTTGTTGTGGATTGTTAGGAGGAGACTCCATTCAAGGCGTATAACGCATATTCTAACAATGGTTATTGACTTTCTATTCATGGCCGGTTTACTTCATCCATATTTGAAAAGAAAAGTCAACTCATCAAATGTGGACAAGATCGAAACTAGCTACTGCTTTACTTCATCcttaaatgaattggaaataAAGTCAAACGTTGAAATGAAgactaatacgaagtatatactcCTTACCCCTCATTTAATTTAAAATCTTGGTACGTACTACGTAGATGGTAGATTGACTGTTGGTGGATTTTCTTAAATGTATTTTCTTGACCATTAATATATTTTGTGTTATTAATATTATGTGGATGTCCATTATACATTTATACCCCTATTATATTTCAAGAATATTCTatatcttagggtttattgttcCCGAAACAAACCATATTCTATTGTTTGTATACATACCCCCATTGTTCATGGAATAAAACACACAATTGTTCTCTCTCAATTTATCCTCTACTTCTCTCTATTTCACAACATTTTGTAATAACATAAACGATAAAAAGGCAGTATTTTGAATTGAAAGTGCTCATTAAATCTAACCGTGCATATCCATTTTTTTGTTAATCCGCTATTTATTggtttgttgttcctaagttttggttgatgacacacacatattgcaaacttcctgattatggttgctaaatgactttgaacaggtaaatgcccaagtttctattaggataggaacttgaataagctggtgaagttcctgatgtacacttggaacagtcactggagttccagagctggaagttgtatttgttccagtttgaagtcacaagaggagcaacacagttacatatcaagagttccgaatatccacaagaactattacagactcatggcaacgagttcctatttaaacaAAAGAGGAACTCATTgttgttcctgagctggaacaagtgaagcttcagagttgaatgcctcaccaaaggaaagacatatatgtctaggtagtttatcttgcttagactatatgtaatatattaatatgctAAGTAGTATAAaaggaactagaggaacttggattactcgtgtgtttttgtcaaaaatatcaagcaacacagttttaaggaaaacacttttaaataaaatatcttttcctatttaataagaataagattttcatcacattctgttacttaaataaaaacagtttttatcttcctaaaacttctcctatttattttgacaaaataaataaacatttttcagtgattgacatagtcttaaacacgtccagcagttgaggaagttgtgtgggaagtggtctccccttgttcctcaagtctagggacgtgaaaatcaaagtgtcagttgttggcagttgagtttttgaagggaacaaaccctaaggacaaaactctatataaggccaagaagttttctgaaaaaaatacacaaactttctaagagttcttgctttcctaaaaacgcattgtcaaagatttttctaaaaacagtttgtgtcctagttaatcctaagttcctaagtgacatatatacacaaaagcatcattaatatctagagttatccaaacacgaattgtatttggtattagtaaggatagagttatcttgttgagacttagagtttaagtctgagagagagaagtgaaagagctgtaatcagagtagattactgtgaggaacacaagtttgagaggaacttgtgttggagagattattgtaatcgaggcattactataataaaagaattctcttcttgattagtgtcaagaagttttcacaattgttgttattgtcttctctattctcagttccttgattgtttcttaagttccgcaagaaactttatcaaagttctaattacaattcaccccccctcttgtgcgtgttcctactggaataacatgGTTGCTAAGGACAACTTTGAACAATAAATTGATAAAAGGTACACTCCTTATAGGGAAAGCatttactataaaaaaaaaaaacactttctAACATATTATAAACCACAACCTTTTTCAAGAGATTTGTgcgtgaatagtgtaaaagaaATATTATTAATAAGTGCTACTCTGTACTACGTAATGGAGTTATGATAATTGTTTAAAATTGAGTTTCGAAAAAGGGGAAAAGGAAGATTAATTTAGGATGAAGGGTGCATTATAATAAAATAGGCATTACTTAATTAACAGAGAAACCCCCCATCACTAACAGATAATTATCAAAGTGCCTAAATTTTTCCAATTAATTGTATCATGGAGCATCAAGGAGGTTTTCTCAAGCTATCTTTCATGATAGTCATCCTAGTAACCTTCTCATCATGTAAGTGTCTCCCATCTTCTATAATTTCTAGACGTCTTATTTTAGTTACTGAGTTACTCCATCAGTCCCAATTTAAGTATGACATTCGAATATTTGATGAAATTATTAATCTCCCCAAACAAAATTAACATACTAGCCCTCTTTTGTTGGCATTGTAGTTCTTTCTCCATTTATAGCAGAAGCAAGACAAAAGCACGTACACCATCACAGCAATGATTTCCACCACCGTGTGAAGTCTTCTCCATTGCCGCCGCCACCACCGCTTACACCAACAACAGCACCGGCATCAGCACCTAATGTCGGTGTAGCACCATTTCCATCATCTGCGTCACCACTATCAACTTATCCTGATCCACCATTGTCTGCACCATCTTCGTCTCCACGAACAGTTGATGCTACAATaacatcaccaccaccaccaccaccaccgcctaCACATGAGGGTGTTATAACACCACCACCGCCTACGGATGATGTTATAATGGAACATACTTATACTATGTCACCTCCGCCTACAGATGATGATGCTataacaccaccaccaccaccaccaccaccaccatttgATCCTTATATTGGACCACCTCCGTCTACAGATGGTGATGAAATAACACCACCTACTCCGCCTACAGTAGAACTTTCAACACCATGGGCACCTTCGCCGTTTTATTGGCAAGGGATAGGGTTTCCAGCACCAGAACCACCATCAATCCCAGCATATAAACCTCATGGTTGTCACTACCCCTGTGCTGATTCAAACGACTGTGATTGGCCCTGTACAGCCTGTTGCTGGAATAATACTTGTTGCTACGACTGGCCGGAACTACCGTATGAATAAACCCTCGAACACCCGAAAATCAATTAAGAGAGAATACAATATCTCTTACCTTCTGAATCCTGCATTGTTAAGAAAGAATACACAAATGTTTATGATCATGTGAGTATGTGAACAATAACACTCCATTAATTTGCTAGCTACCTAGCTTTACTTCATCCTTAATATTGGAATGGGAAGTCAACTGATCAAATACGGTTTGAGAGAATAACATCTAGTTCTCAGTTTTATCACATTAGTTCGACATGCAACCGGGTTAACCACTGTGATTATCCCTGTCCAATATGTTTCCTGAATCAGACTTATACGCTGTACATGACGATTATGAGGAGTTTACATATCCTTAAAACGTCAGACATCCAAATTCCAAAGAATTAGTATTATTTGTGGATTCTAAACTGCACAAAATAAGAAAACTCAAAATGTTGTTAGCTAACATGTATGGTCTTACTTGCTACAAAGTAGTACTAAAATATATCAGCATCAAAGCGGGTTTCAGAGTTCAGAAAATATATCAGCATCAAAGCGGGTTTCAGAGTTCAGACATATCCCAAGGATGCTACAAAAAGAAGAATCCTTCATAATTCGGCTAATTCAATTTTGTTCTTCACCCTTTAGTCTCATAACACTTCTACAAATATGTATCATATTAAGGAAACCATATTAAGTTATTCAACTTACAACTTCAATCTGTGATTcaagtcttgaattttcaacaCTCTATTTCAGGACCCACATACTTCACTGCATCAAATGGGAAAATCTGGTCTCAAGACAAGGGACACACTCCTTGTCAGTATCATCCATGTCTTAAAACTTCACCTCTGTCATGCTCTAATACGTAAGCTAGCAATAAAATTTGAAGGCCAAAAACTAAATATGGCTGTGAGCCGGGCCGAGCATCGCTACTAAAAAAGCCCGACTTGGCACGAGCACGAATCATGGGCCGGGCTTGGGCCGCATTTTTATGAAAAAACACGTTAAATTTAGACTACAGCCCGACTCTACCCCAAACGAGGGATGGTGGGCCTGGGTCCGATGCAGAGTGGGGTTTGGCATGGGTCGGGCCCATTGACTCATTGAGGTCACAGCCCATGGGCTCGGGCCAAAGTCCGGTCCAGCCCATATCCTTCTTTACCAAAAACCGACCCTTTGCCCATCTAATGCGTTTTCAATCATCTGTCTAACAATCAGACCATTAATTTCAGAGGATCCGACTCCACTACTTCATTTCATGTAATACACTACAGATTACAAATACAATCTTATACTTCAAGACTAATTCTCTTTATTGTGTTCTTGCTCGGCAGCAGGCCATATATTTCGAAATCATCCCAGCCCGGCATACCCTTGAACTGATCACATAACCAGCCTAGCAAAAGCTTTTCTTCGAAAGGGGGGGTATATACAGGATTATTAACGTTGTATAACATCAATGtgattctaaaattatttggcAAATCTTTTTCAACACCAAATCCTCTATGTTCTTACTCCTAAATAGTATTATTGCGAGATTTCCATCCTGAAAACTTTGATCTGCTACACTCTTTCCCTTTCAGTAGTCAAAGCTTCATCCTTAATTAAATGCATAGAACTATGATGATCATGTGCATAAGTATTTTACTCTGTAGTTAGCTTTACTTCATCCTTACTTGAATCGGAAAGTCAATTGATTGAATATAGACTAGCTAACTAAGTAAAACATGTATTACTCAATCAAGCCGACTCTGCATGAACATATATAGGTCATTGATTGAGAGCCTCATAATTTTCAGCATACCTTACCATGAAGGGAACTTCAGTCAAGCTATCCGTTCTGGTTGTCATCCTTCTGGCTTTCGCGTCATGTAAGTTCTTtgaatccttcaatcaatttttttgtgCTGCAGATCTCTTCTAATATTACTGCTAAATTTCTCTTTTGTTGGTGCTGCAGTTCTGTCTCCATTTACAGCAGAAGCAAGACGCAAACACGTGCATCACCGTAACTGCCACCATCGTGTAAGACCATCCCCTGTGTCACCACCACCAGCCCCAACAGAAGCGCCAGCATCAGCACCGAATGAGGGTATACCACCATACCAAATCCATGGTTGTGGCTACCCGTGTAGCGACTCCAATGACTGTGATTGGCCTTGTACAGTGTGTTGTGCAAACCAAACCTGTTGTTACGATGAACCCTTCGTTGTTTCAGACCCATACCCATTACCTGGTCCATCACCAAGCGTAGAAGAACCAGTACCTGCACCAGCACCGGCACCTACTGATGGTGCAGAAATACCACCATACCAAATCCACGGTTGTGGCTACCCCTGTAGCGACTCCAATGACTGTGATTGGCCCTGCACTATCTGCAGTGTGAATCAAACATGTTCTTATGATGAGCCAATTGTTGTTTCAGACCCATTTCCATTACCTGGTCCATCACCAAGCGTAGAAGAGCCAGTACCTGCACCAGCATCGGCACCTACTGATGTTGTTGCAGAAATAGCACCATATAATATCCACGACTGTGGCTACGCTTGCAGGGACTCCAATGACTGTGATTGGCCCTGCACTGTCTGCAGTGTGAATCAAACCTGTTCTTATGATGAGTCCGTCGTTATTTCAGACCCATTTCCATTACCTGGTCCATCACCAAGCGTGGAAGAATCAGTAGCTGCACCAGCATCGGCACCTGCTCCTGATGTTGCAGAAATAGCACCATCCAACATCCCCAATTGTGGCCACGGTTGCAGGGACTCCAATGACTGTGATTGGCCCTGCACTGTCTGCAGTGTAAATAACACCTGTGAAGAACCAGCACCTGCACCAGAAGCCGTGTTTGTACCACCATTTCCATCATCTGATCCAATAACA
This genomic stretch from Spinacia oleracea cultivar Varoflay chromosome 3, BTI_SOV_V1, whole genome shotgun sequence harbors:
- the LOC110798172 gene encoding uncharacterized protein — protein: MKGTSVKLSVLVVILLAFASFLSPFTAEARRKHVHHRNCHHRVRPSPVSPPPAPTEAPASAPNEGIPPYQIHGCGYPCSDSNDCDWPCTVCCANQTCCYDEPFVVSDPYPLPGPSPSVEEPVPAPAPAPTDGAEIPPYQIHGCGYPCSDSNDCDWPCTICSVNQTCSYDEPIVVSDPFPLPGPSPSVEEPVPAPASAPTDVVAEIAPYNIHDCGYACRDSNDCDWPCTVCSVNQTCSYDESVVISDPFPLPGPSPSVEESVAAPASAPAPDVAEIAPSNIPNCGHGCRDSNDCDWPCTVCSVNNTCEEPAPAPEAVFVPPFPSSDPITIAPLSPSQPPALPPSTGDETDDDDVLAPPPTNYDIGVPADVPPQGYEFTPYQVHGCGYGPCNDSNDCDWPCTTCCANQTCCHEEDMF
- the LOC110796815 gene encoding protein TRACHEARY ELEMENT DIFFERENTIATION-RELATED 7A-like, with amino-acid sequence MDHGAFFKLSFLVLLLVTFASFLSPFIAEARQKHAHPGNNGHHRVKYSPLPSQPLSPTTAPVPAPNGGGTPPSPSSSPPLSVPISPSFPEDDEIVTPPPPFDPYNIGTPAVGPPPGYVFPPYQTHGCHYPCTDSNDCDWPCTVCCWNNTCCYDWPELPYE
- the LOC110798192 gene encoding leucine-rich repeat extensin-like protein 3, yielding MEHQGGFLKLSFMIVILVTFSSFLSPFIAEARQKHVHHHSNDFHHRVKSSPLPPPPPLTPTTAPASAPNVGVAPFPSSASPLSTYPDPPLSAPSSSPRTVDATITSPPPPPPPPTHEGVITPPPPTDDVIMEHTYTMSPPPTDDDAITPPPPPPPPPFDPYIGPPPSTDGDEITPPTPPTVELSTPWAPSPFYWQGIGFPAPEPPSIPAYKPHGCHYPCADSNDCDWPCTACCWNNTCCYDWPELPYE